The following DNA comes from Sorex araneus isolate mSorAra2 chromosome 5, mSorAra2.pri, whole genome shotgun sequence.
tgtgcggttgctttgctgctgatcaaccagaatccggaggccaactagactactttttgttccagaaactgcttgcagccatgtctctagactgtgaactaagccatagccccatgctggccaaggacaggaaatatccttctttctcggttttcttttccttgttgggtggcgtggtgtcagccatattatgaggactattaagtaggtatgaacttggtggtgcacaaaggaggaaaataaagttatgtacttggaacagtgggacttcattctcagcaacggaaaactaattatcaaatgcttccttggcagtagggctgtcttttttgggaggaaactccagcaacaatagtgagttttgtattgaaatatggaatgtaatcaaggtaaagagaaaatgaagtgaaatttatcagttacgcaggcagggAGGTcgggggaggtatattggggttttgggtggtggaatatgggcactggtgaagggataggtgtttgagtattgtataattgagacataagcctgagaactttgtaactttccatatgatgattcaataaaaaaagaaaagaaaaaaaataattaataattattgtgAAGAATAGTACTGCAAAAAGATTAATAGGCCAAcaacttatattttattatctctaCTGAAACGGtgaaatttcttctctgaagaaaAGAACAAACTGAAATCTATGCCACCTCACTACATTTCAGAGCCcacattttatttccaaaaatatgATTAAGATTTGTATAAACTTAAGTACTTCTTAATCTCAAGAGAAaggtgtttaaaatatatatatgtataggtatacatatatacatatatatacacttgtATGAAAGGTAAACTAACAATAATAGCCTATTCTAACTCCTAGAATTTGCCCCAATAGATAATAAATTCTCAAAGTACTTGGCCGATTCTATAATGGCTATTTCAAGTGAGACAACTCCAATTGGAATTCACATCATGTGTGATTTCATAATAAAAAACTCCAGGATTGTTGTTTTTTTCATCAAACATTAAGACTCTTTCATATAGCATCCAATCACAGCACAGGAATAACCTGAGAGAGACGCAGTTCTATTGGCTGTGTGGTTGATGCAATAATAACCATGATGACCAATGTTTCCATCACTACAATGAGCACCAGCCTAGTGATAGCACTGCGCCCAGGGAAAGATCTATGAAAGCGTGCATGGTGCCACTTTGTCTGATGACTGAAGATGGTTTGCCAGAAATTTATTCTCATCCTCCAACAGAAAGCAGTGAAACAACTGAAGCAACCATTTTCTTTGGAGTTGACAGCACTATTTCTGTATCAGAAACAACCATTGTTTTAAAAGGAGACCATGTCGATTTCATAAATGACTATACACAAGAAACCACTTCTTCAACAACTGTAGACAACAAACTTACCtctataaaggaaagagaaaaatcagaagatAACGTTGAGAACAATATTACTAAGTCATCAACCGATCTGGAGAAAGAAACTACCACTCTGACAAGCACCACAAATCCCACGGATAATGACTCTATTATCGAAAATATCATTCCAGTGAAAATAGATAATATTGCATCACCAGATGCTACTGTCTCTTTAATAGATTTTCCCACTGATTCAGCACAAGAAGATATTATTTTGGATTCTATTGAGTCCGAAGATGAAGATGTCTTTAAAAGTTCCAAAATATCTGGCCTACTAAGTGAAAGCATTGCCAATATTGCTGACTCACTTCACCTTCAAGCTAAAAGGAGTGAACCTGATAGTACCAATTATAATACTTTGGTTAAAACTAAGATCGCAACTAATAATGTAGTCCATACCGTTAACACCTCTGCTCCTAAGGCTGAAATTTCTCCTGCCACTGATAAATATTTCACTACTATCCCAGACATAACTTTGCTTGCAGATGAAAAGATAACTGAGATTGAGTTAATTCTTCCAGAAGATGTTCCCGATGATGTGATTGAAATAACTGACTCTGATGAGGAAAAGTTCATCACAGTGTTTGAACTCAGTACTTCTGTTGAAAAAGACAAAGATAACCATCCAGTGGATATCTTACTCACTGATGAAGCTCACAATGGATAAACTTAATGTCTGGGTTGAGAAAGATATTGCCAAAAAGAAGCTAAGAATTATTCTGCCTTGTTTGCTATTATTGAATTCAGGTATAACTTTGTGGTCCCTACATTAATATATGAATGTCCTATCATGGAAGAGCCATCTACTACAAGAAACAATGTGTCtgaatattaaaacataattagTAACTCCAGACACTGAGGCACTTTTTGGAACTCTGTTCTAGAAACTATAAACCACAGAGCACATGGAAATGGGTGTTTTTAAACTATTTCAAGAACATCCAGAAGAGATCCTTATGTGAAAGAAGCAAAAGAGATCACACCGAAGCTTTATAGCCTAGATAGTTTAATATCAAAGAATTTTGTCCAgcaaccaaaaatatttaaataatggaAAAACCTAAACATTTAAGGCAAGTATTagacatagaaatgcagatgcttAGAAGTAGAGGTCAAGCAACAGAATATATTTATGGAGGCTTAAAAAACTCAGTTGTACAAGAGGTCCTCCTCGTATGACAAAGTTTGTTGGGATTATTAGTTATactctaatataaaatatttgatccCAATCCTCtgagatttgaaaaaaaagaaatgaaaggtaaCATTCTGCTCCCTTGATGAtgtatgctattttaattattacctacTATCATTTTAGTGTGTTTAAAGATTGAAATAGAATCAAACTAGCACCTATGGCAAAAATGTGGTATTAAGAGGTCTAAAATGTTTATTCTaaacaaaattttcataattatgcAGCCAATGGTTCTATTAATATATAAACtgcaatttctaaaatataaaactatcttTTAATTTCATGAGTGAACACTAAATTCTATACAAAGTTAGGTATCTCTAATTGTTTAGCACCCATATCAAAAAAATGTAATTGGTCTATTGGATCATATCAGATACAATTAAGGCAAaaatatattctgcaaatgaCCATTTGGCAAAAATAGTACTGTatatagattattttaattttttctgtttaaaattactttcctaaatgtttgttaattttttcagGTATTAACACTGATCATGCACTCCTCTTATGCTTTTGATTAGCAATTCAAGGACACTTCATTCTTTTCTCATAGACTTTTGAAATGGGTGTTTTCACTTTGCTGATTTTTCTTCAATAAACCTTTTGACAGCAACTGATTTACTGtgtataaataaatgtgtttggCTAGAGATGTAAGTAAAGAGAAATTACCTTGTTTATTCTATTTACCTTCCAAAATTCGCCTTATCTACTTCAAATTTCATCCTTTGTTTAACCGTCCCTGTAGTTTTTCTTCAGCCATTCCACCTCTGGGCTTGCATTCCTTCAATTATGTTCTATTTCTTTATGTACCATATATGAGAGATATAATTTGTATATCTCATCCTGACTTAGTCTGCTTAACATGACACAATTTCATCAACATTGTATTAAAGGCATGATCTCAAATTTTCTTattctgagtaatattccattgaatatatatattccattggagagatatatacatatatacatatatatatacatagacacatctTTCTTATCCATTTACTTGCTATTGGACACTTGgagtcttaatttttatattttttatcttcaaaTACATATTCATTTCTGAACACAgcaagaaaataagatttttacttaaaaatttaaaaaaacaataaacattgatcaataaaatcaataaaattgaaatagtaactttaaaatcatgatttttaatttataatgatataatgatagcactgcactgtagcagtgttgtcccgttgttcatcgatttgctcgagcaggcaccggtaacttctccattgtgagccttgttgttactgtttttggcatatcgaatacgccatgggtagcttgccaagctctgccatgcaggccggatactctcggtagctt
Coding sequences within:
- the CABS1 gene encoding LOW QUALITY PROTEIN: calcium-binding and spermatid-specific protein 1 (The sequence of the model RefSeq protein was modified relative to this genomic sequence to represent the inferred CDS: substituted 3 bases at 3 genomic stop codons) produces the protein MVPLCLMTEDGLPEIYSHPPTESSETTEATIFFGVDSTISVSETTIVLKGDHVDFINDYTQETTSSTTVDNKLTSIKEREKSEDNVENNITKSSTDLEKETTTLTSTTNPTDNDSIIENIIPVKIDNIASPDATVSLIDFPTDSAQEDIILDSIESEDEDVFKSSKISGLLSESIANIADSLHLQAKRSEPDSTNYNTLVKTKIATNNVVHTVNTSAPKAEISPATDKYFTTIPDITLLADEKITEIELILPEDVPDDVIEITDSDEEKFITVFELSTSVEKDKDNHPVDILLTDEAHNGXTXCLGXERYCQKEAKNYSALFAIIEFRYNFVVPTLIYECPIMEEPSTTRNNVSEY